In the Burkholderia cenocepacia genome, one interval contains:
- a CDS encoding LysR family transcriptional regulator, which translates to MEDIDLNLVTALDVLLSEASVTGAARRLGLSTSAMSRTLTRLRTATGDQLLVRAGRKLVPTPHAAALRDRVHAVASDARAVLRPATADVDLATLTATFTIRAAASFMEMLSGPVVAALGDVAPRVRIRFVPKLDRDPQALRDGTVDLEIGKRGDDAPELHTRMLFHDWHVAVARAGHPLFASARITPARYAACRHVMAVQLGDFGGLADDSTVNAGDGPVVHVVVPGYPDAMRVAASTDLIALVPRSSLGNACSQGLTEALGLRSFEIPVRLPAILVSALWHPRMHGDPVHRRLRDTVIAVCQRAYPDSRPPRTAARGKGTPAAG; encoded by the coding sequence ATGGAAGACATCGACCTGAACCTCGTCACCGCGCTCGATGTGCTGCTGTCGGAAGCCAGCGTGACCGGCGCCGCGCGCCGGCTGGGCCTGAGCACGTCCGCGATGAGCCGCACGCTCACGCGGCTGCGCACCGCCACCGGCGACCAGTTGCTCGTGCGCGCCGGGCGCAAGCTCGTGCCAACGCCGCACGCAGCCGCGTTGCGCGACCGCGTGCATGCCGTCGCGAGCGACGCGCGCGCCGTGCTCCGGCCGGCGACAGCCGACGTCGACCTCGCGACGCTCACGGCCACGTTCACGATCCGGGCGGCCGCGTCGTTCATGGAAATGCTGTCCGGCCCGGTGGTGGCCGCACTCGGCGACGTCGCGCCGCGCGTGCGTATCCGCTTCGTCCCGAAGCTCGACCGCGACCCGCAAGCGCTGCGCGACGGCACGGTCGACCTCGAAATCGGCAAGCGCGGCGACGACGCACCCGAGCTGCACACGCGCATGCTCTTTCACGACTGGCACGTCGCGGTAGCGCGCGCCGGCCATCCGCTGTTCGCGTCGGCCCGGATCACGCCCGCGCGCTATGCAGCCTGCCGCCACGTCATGGCGGTCCAGCTCGGCGATTTCGGCGGGCTGGCCGACGATTCGACCGTCAACGCGGGCGACGGCCCCGTCGTGCACGTCGTCGTGCCAGGCTACCCGGACGCGATGCGTGTCGCGGCCAGCACCGACCTGATCGCGCTGGTGCCGCGCTCGAGCCTCGGCAACGCGTGCTCGCAGGGGCTCACCGAAGCCCTCGGGCTGCGCAGTTTCGAGATCCCGGTCCGTCTGCCGGCGATCCTCGTGTCCGCGCTGTGGCATCCGCGCATGCACGGCGACCCCGTGCATCGCCGCCTGCGCGATACGGTCATCGCCGTGTGCCAGCGCGCGTATCCGGATTCCCGGCCGCCACGCACCGCGGCGCGCGGCAAGGGGACGCCTGCCGCTGGCTGA
- a CDS encoding SDR family oxidoreductase: MQSTESNRRNAPAILLVAASRGLGLAMAEAFLNKGWHVTGTVREGSGRTKLHDLADRFDGRLEIGTLDICEPAQLAALRARLSGRRFDVLFVNAGTTNDPNETIGEVTTDEFVRVMITNALAPMRAIETLQDLVTDDGLIGAMSSGQGSVANNVTGMREVYRGSKAALNQFMRSFAARQADTRRALALMAPGWVRTELGGPDARLTIEESVPSLVDVLLAKRARPGLEYLDYLGRTVPW; this comes from the coding sequence ATGCAATCGACTGAATCGAATCGACGAAACGCCCCCGCGATCCTCCTCGTCGCGGCGTCGCGCGGCCTCGGGCTGGCGATGGCGGAGGCATTCCTGAACAAGGGCTGGCACGTGACGGGCACGGTGCGCGAAGGATCGGGACGCACGAAGCTGCACGACCTGGCCGACCGGTTCGATGGCCGGCTCGAGATCGGCACGCTCGACATCTGCGAGCCCGCGCAACTGGCCGCGCTTCGCGCGCGCCTGTCGGGCCGGCGCTTCGACGTGCTGTTCGTGAATGCCGGCACGACCAACGATCCGAATGAAACGATCGGCGAAGTGACGACCGACGAATTCGTGCGCGTGATGATCACGAATGCGCTGGCGCCGATGCGCGCGATCGAGACGCTGCAGGATCTCGTGACCGACGACGGGCTGATCGGCGCCATGTCGTCGGGGCAGGGCAGCGTCGCGAACAACGTGACCGGAATGCGCGAGGTGTATCGCGGCAGCAAGGCGGCGCTGAACCAGTTCATGCGCAGCTTCGCGGCACGTCAGGCCGATACGCGCCGCGCGCTGGCGCTGATGGCGCCCGGCTGGGTCCGCACCGAACTCGGCGGACCCGATGCACGCCTGACCATCGAGGAGAGCGTGCCGAGCCTCGTCGACGTGTTGCTCGCGAAGCGGGCGCGGCCCGGGCTCGAATACCTCGACTATCTGGGACGCACGGTGCCCTGGTAA
- a CDS encoding putative quinol monooxygenase produces MNEPYLQVIAHYFAKPGNGDRVIELLAELAPATRAEPKNLDYAYFRSPEHPDHIVILERYRDADGLDAHRETPHFQRIGIGAIMPLLDRRDVSRYMVQPDTGTATPPGGTR; encoded by the coding sequence ATGAACGAACCCTACCTGCAGGTCATCGCGCATTACTTCGCGAAGCCCGGCAACGGCGACCGCGTGATCGAACTGCTTGCGGAACTTGCGCCGGCCACGCGGGCCGAGCCGAAGAATCTCGACTACGCGTATTTCCGGTCGCCGGAGCACCCCGACCACATCGTGATTCTCGAACGCTATCGCGATGCCGACGGCCTCGACGCGCATCGGGAAACGCCGCATTTCCAGCGGATCGGAATCGGGGCGATCATGCCGTTGCTCGATCGCCGCGACGTGTCCCGCTACATGGTGCAGCCGGACACTGGCACGGCGACGCCACCGGGAGGCACCCGATGA
- a CDS encoding iron-containing alcohol dehydrogenase: MNPFQFRTVPTQIVEFGAARRLGALLRERFPALVRLCVVTDAFLHRSGVLAPALESLAAHGWQVTVIDDVIADPPEHVVLEATARAVAADAEIVLGLGGGSSMDVAKLIAVLAPGQQALADMYGVDKVASARLPLVQMPTTAGTGSEVTAVSIVTVGEARKMGVVSPHLFADVAILDAELTLGLPRAATAATGIDAMVHAIEAYTSARLKNPVSDMLATHALTLLSRNLLPACDDGQNRHAREAMLVGAMFAGQAFANAPVAAVHALAYPVGGIFHVPHGLSNALVLPHVLRFNAPAAAPLYAELAAIVAPSATGSDEAKTHALIAEIDRLIVATGIPRTLREVGIGEADLPRMASDAMLQTRLLVNNPREVTEADALEIYRQAW, encoded by the coding sequence ATGAACCCGTTTCAATTCCGTACCGTTCCGACCCAGATCGTCGAATTCGGCGCCGCGCGCCGGCTCGGCGCGCTGTTGCGCGAACGCTTTCCGGCGCTCGTGCGGCTGTGCGTCGTCACCGATGCGTTCCTGCATCGCAGCGGCGTGCTCGCGCCCGCGCTGGAGAGCCTCGCCGCGCACGGCTGGCAGGTCACCGTGATCGACGACGTGATCGCCGATCCGCCCGAGCACGTGGTGCTCGAAGCCACCGCGCGGGCCGTCGCGGCCGATGCCGAGATCGTGCTCGGGCTCGGCGGCGGCTCGTCGATGGACGTCGCGAAGCTGATCGCGGTGCTCGCGCCGGGGCAGCAGGCGCTGGCCGACATGTACGGCGTCGACAAGGTCGCGAGCGCGCGGCTGCCGCTCGTGCAGATGCCGACCACGGCCGGCACGGGCTCCGAGGTCACGGCCGTGTCGATCGTCACGGTCGGCGAGGCGCGCAAGATGGGGGTCGTGTCGCCGCATCTGTTCGCCGACGTCGCGATCCTCGACGCGGAACTCACGCTCGGCCTGCCGCGCGCGGCGACGGCCGCCACCGGCATCGACGCGATGGTGCATGCGATCGAGGCGTACACATCCGCGCGGCTGAAGAATCCGGTGTCCGACATGCTGGCCACGCACGCGCTGACGCTGCTGTCGCGCAACCTGCTGCCCGCCTGCGACGACGGGCAGAACCGGCACGCGCGCGAAGCGATGCTGGTCGGCGCGATGTTCGCGGGGCAGGCGTTCGCGAATGCGCCGGTCGCGGCCGTGCACGCGCTGGCCTATCCGGTCGGCGGGATCTTCCACGTGCCGCACGGGCTGTCGAATGCGCTGGTGCTGCCGCACGTGCTGCGCTTCAATGCGCCGGCCGCCGCGCCGCTGTATGCGGAACTGGCAGCCATCGTCGCGCCGTCGGCCACGGGTAGCGACGAAGCGAAAACGCATGCGCTGATCGCGGAGATCGACCGGCTGATCGTCGCGACGGGCATTCCGCGCACGTTGCGCGAGGTCGGTATCGGCGAGGCCGACCTGCCGAGGATGGCGTCGGACGCGATGCTGCAGACACGCCTGCTCGTGAACAATCCGCGCGAGGTGACCGAGGCCGACGCGCTGGAGATTTACCGGCAGGCCTGGTGA
- a CDS encoding MFS transporter, which produces MDVRVYLLAAAVFLAGVAENICVGILPAISAGLHVSIAAAGHLTTIFSAVFALAALVAASFVARVERRTALLAALGAFAAANLCAAASPGYASLFAARVLMAASCATLILVATRFAAELAPVSQRGRAIGIVFMGISASLVLGVPIGMRIAEWAGWRAVFVSIAVAALPLGIWLARGLPRMTPAAAGAPGMPSYRAVLSQPRLLAAQCVSIAMIGGHFTLFAYLTPYLQAVLSPGAAALEGLYVAFGMAGVTGAWLGGFCSDRLGAARALCACPAVFLVAMAALPAAGASPLVFVPAMMLWGGISWSISPIVQNYLIHTGPTLADASVGLNVSAMHAGVALGSALGGVLVGRDALLVTPSAGCVLVAVALACAWVAARPARQAVRAS; this is translated from the coding sequence TTGGACGTTCGCGTGTATCTGCTGGCCGCCGCCGTGTTCCTGGCCGGCGTTGCCGAAAACATCTGCGTCGGCATCCTGCCGGCGATCTCCGCCGGCCTTCACGTCTCGATCGCCGCTGCCGGACATCTCACCACGATCTTCTCCGCCGTGTTCGCGCTCGCCGCGCTGGTGGCGGCCTCGTTCGTCGCACGGGTCGAACGGCGCACCGCGCTGCTCGCGGCGCTCGGCGCGTTCGCGGCCGCCAACCTGTGCGCCGCCGCAAGCCCCGGCTATGCGAGCCTGTTCGCTGCGCGCGTGCTGATGGCCGCGAGCTGCGCGACGCTGATCCTCGTCGCGACGCGGTTCGCGGCGGAACTCGCGCCGGTGTCGCAACGCGGCCGTGCGATCGGCATCGTCTTCATGGGGATCAGCGCATCGCTCGTGCTCGGCGTGCCGATCGGGATGCGCATCGCCGAATGGGCCGGCTGGCGCGCGGTGTTCGTGTCGATCGCGGTGGCCGCGCTGCCGCTCGGGATCTGGCTCGCGCGTGGGCTGCCGCGCATGACACCGGCCGCGGCCGGCGCGCCCGGCATGCCGTCGTATCGCGCCGTGCTGTCGCAACCGCGATTGCTCGCCGCGCAATGTGTGTCGATCGCAATGATCGGCGGCCATTTCACGCTGTTCGCGTATCTCACGCCGTATCTGCAGGCCGTGCTGTCGCCCGGCGCGGCGGCGCTCGAAGGCTTGTACGTCGCGTTCGGGATGGCCGGCGTGACCGGTGCGTGGCTCGGCGGGTTCTGCTCGGATCGGCTCGGCGCAGCGCGCGCGCTGTGCGCATGCCCTGCCGTGTTTCTCGTCGCGATGGCCGCGCTGCCGGCGGCCGGTGCGTCGCCGCTCGTGTTCGTGCCCGCGATGATGCTGTGGGGCGGCATCAGCTGGTCGATCTCGCCGATCGTGCAGAACTATCTGATTCACACCGGGCCGACGCTGGCCGATGCGAGCGTCGGCCTCAACGTATCGGCGATGCATGCGGGCGTCGCGCTCGGATCGGCGCTCGGCGGCGTGCTCGTCGGGCGCGATGCGCTGCTCGTTACACCGTCGGCCGGCTGCGTGCTGGTGGCCGTCGCGCTGGCATGCGCGTGGGTCGCGGCACGGCCCGCTCGGCAGGCCGTGCGCGCATCTTGA
- a CDS encoding ornithine decarboxylase encodes MSLLKIAVEPALIGAFLTTHEQVDVFQTDFTNIAAIVVGIDAAEKILKTVERTGFAIPFFVAVEPDQEVPPSVLPRASGVIQLRHGGRHYYGRQISAAADIYSENLLPPFFKVMRDYVQRGYVEFDCPGHQGGQFFSNHPLGRMFFDFFGETLFRADLCNADVRLGDLLIHEGPALEAQRNAARIYNADKTWFVLNGTSTSNKVVTSALLAPDDLVLFDRNNHKSVHLGALVLSGARPVYLETARNAWGLIGGVDSAALGEARIRDAIRDVAPERADLPRPFRLAVIQLGTYDGTIYNAREIVDRIGHLCDYILFDSAWVGYEQFIPMMQDCSPLMLTLGPDDPGIFVTQSVHKQQAGFSQTSQIHKKDRHIEGQKRFCDHRRFNNAYMIHASTSPFYPMFAALDVNAQMHAGPAGRRLWRDCVAHGVDARKLLLKTCRQIRPFVPQEIDGRPWADYPTEQIVDDLRFFRFHPADTWHGFEGYADDQYFVDPCKLLLTTPGIDRDTHEYAAFGAPAPILARYLREHGVVPEKADLYTILFLLTPSESFGKLQHLVAHLAQFERHLDQDTPLREAIPSLCEAYPELYGTMRLRQLCQRMHDFYRSHDMKHLQKQMFRRAQFPKQAMLPQAANAELIRNNVELVTLERIEGRIATEGALPYPPGIFCVVPGEAWGGPALDYFRALEAGINALPGFEPEIQGVYLQTKPDGTKQASAYVVAAGADAARM; translated from the coding sequence GTGAGCCTGTTGAAAATCGCAGTCGAGCCGGCGCTGATCGGCGCCTTTCTCACCACGCATGAACAGGTCGACGTATTTCAGACCGATTTCACGAATATCGCGGCCATCGTCGTCGGCATCGATGCCGCGGAAAAGATACTGAAAACCGTCGAGCGAACCGGTTTCGCGATTCCGTTCTTCGTCGCGGTCGAGCCCGACCAGGAAGTGCCGCCGTCGGTCCTGCCGCGCGCGAGCGGCGTGATCCAGCTCCGGCACGGCGGCCGCCATTACTACGGACGGCAGATCTCCGCCGCCGCCGACATCTACAGCGAGAACCTGCTGCCGCCGTTCTTCAAGGTCATGCGCGACTACGTGCAGCGCGGCTATGTCGAATTCGACTGCCCGGGCCACCAGGGCGGCCAGTTCTTCTCGAACCATCCGCTCGGCCGGATGTTCTTCGACTTCTTCGGCGAGACGCTGTTTCGCGCGGACCTCTGCAACGCGGACGTCCGGCTCGGCGACCTGCTGATCCATGAAGGGCCCGCGCTGGAAGCGCAGCGCAACGCCGCAAGGATCTACAACGCGGACAAGACCTGGTTCGTACTGAACGGCACGTCGACGTCGAACAAGGTCGTCACGAGCGCGCTGCTCGCGCCCGACGATCTCGTGCTGTTCGACCGCAACAACCACAAGTCCGTGCACCTCGGCGCGCTCGTGCTGTCCGGCGCGCGACCCGTCTACCTCGAGACCGCGCGCAATGCGTGGGGTCTCATCGGCGGCGTCGACAGCGCGGCGCTCGGCGAAGCGCGCATTCGCGACGCGATCCGCGACGTCGCGCCCGAGCGCGCCGACCTGCCGCGCCCGTTCCGGCTCGCGGTGATCCAGCTCGGCACCTACGACGGCACGATCTACAACGCACGCGAAATCGTCGACCGGATCGGGCATCTGTGCGACTACATCCTGTTCGATTCGGCGTGGGTCGGCTACGAGCAGTTCATTCCGATGATGCAGGACTGCTCGCCGCTGATGCTCACGCTCGGCCCGGACGATCCCGGCATCTTCGTCACGCAGTCGGTGCACAAGCAACAGGCCGGCTTCTCACAGACGTCGCAGATCCACAAGAAGGATCGCCACATCGAAGGCCAGAAGCGTTTCTGCGATCACCGGCGCTTCAACAACGCGTACATGATCCACGCGTCGACGAGCCCGTTCTACCCGATGTTCGCGGCGCTCGACGTCAACGCGCAGATGCATGCGGGCCCGGCCGGCAGGCGCCTGTGGCGCGACTGCGTCGCACACGGCGTCGATGCGCGCAAGCTGCTGCTGAAAACCTGCCGGCAGATCCGTCCGTTCGTCCCGCAAGAGATCGACGGCCGCCCGTGGGCCGACTATCCGACCGAGCAGATCGTCGACGACCTGCGCTTCTTCCGCTTCCACCCGGCCGACACGTGGCACGGCTTCGAAGGCTATGCGGACGACCAGTATTTCGTCGATCCGTGCAAGCTGCTGCTGACCACGCCCGGCATCGATCGCGACACGCACGAATACGCGGCGTTCGGCGCACCGGCGCCGATCCTCGCGCGCTACCTGCGCGAGCACGGCGTCGTGCCGGAGAAGGCCGACCTGTACACGATCCTGTTCCTGCTCACGCCGTCGGAGAGCTTCGGCAAGCTGCAGCATCTGGTTGCGCACCTCGCGCAGTTCGAGCGCCATCTCGACCAGGACACACCGCTGCGCGAAGCGATTCCGTCGCTGTGCGAAGCATATCCGGAGCTGTACGGCACGATGCGCCTGCGGCAGCTGTGCCAGCGCATGCACGACTTCTACCGCAGCCACGACATGAAGCACCTGCAGAAACAGATGTTCCGGCGTGCGCAGTTCCCCAAGCAGGCGATGCTGCCGCAGGCCGCGAATGCCGAGCTGATCCGCAACAACGTCGAGCTCGTCACGCTCGAGCGCATCGAAGGCCGGATCGCGACCGAAGGCGCGCTGCCCTATCCGCCCGGCATCTTCTGCGTGGTGCCCGGCGAAGCGTGGGGCGGCCCGGCGCTCGACTACTTCCGCGCGCTCGAAGCCGGGATCAACGCACTGCCGGGCTTCGAGCCGGAAATCCAGGGCGTGTACCTGCAAACGAAGCCGGACGGCACGAAGCAGGCGTCGGCCTACGTGGTCGCGGCCGGCGCCGACGCGGCGCGCATGTAA
- a CDS encoding Orn/Lys/Arg decarboxylase N-terminal domain-containing protein has product MNTSVGGIRRLGMRALLVDDEIAQETATGRAVRTLSAELAQRGVDVLTATSADDAIVLIRSDPSIQCVLLDWDLGVDGHGPSEAVVDAIRHRNGSVPIFLLADRSVASTVPAAVMGKVDDFVWLLEDTADFIGGRIHAAIERYRSTVLPPMFGALAKFSRVYEYSWHTPGHTGGTGFLKSPVGRAFFEYFGESLFRSDLSISVGELGSLLDHSGPIGESERYAARVFGAHRTYHVTNGSSTSNRIILMASVSRDQIALCDRNCHKSAEHAMTMSGAIPTYLVPTRNRYGIIGPIAPERLTQVAIREAIASNPLAAGLADRQPKHAIVTNSTYDGLCYNVTRVEELLGASVDRLHFDEAWYGYARFNPIYRDRHAMHGDPRDHHKDRPTVFATQSTHKLLTALSQASYIHVRDGRSPIPHGQFNETFMMHASTSPNYAIIASNDVAAAMMDGPGGAALTHESIEEAVAFRQMIARMNGEFGAKGDWFFECWQPDTVLEARTGRTLPFHEAPPELLASDPACWVLRPGAQWHGFGNLEDGYCMLDPIKVSIVTPGVAPAGGLMPVGIPASVVTAYLDARGIVVEKTTDFTILFLFSIGITKGKWGSLVSALCDFKRDYDANLPLDMAIPSLAKEHGARYAGMGLKDLADTMFAAMEQLGTTRLMSEAFSILPKPEMSPVRAYEHLVQGRVEQVTLDELAGRTVATGVVPYPPGIPLLMPGENAGPAGGPVLGYLKALEAYDRRFPGFAHDTHGVEVEDGTYRVYCLTA; this is encoded by the coding sequence ATGAATACTTCCGTCGGCGGCATTCGCCGTCTCGGCATGCGTGCGCTACTGGTCGACGACGAGATCGCGCAGGAAACCGCGACCGGGCGCGCGGTCCGCACGCTGAGCGCGGAGCTCGCGCAACGCGGTGTCGACGTGCTGACGGCCACGTCCGCCGACGATGCCATCGTGCTGATCCGCTCCGATCCGTCGATCCAGTGCGTGCTGCTCGACTGGGATCTCGGCGTGGACGGCCACGGGCCGTCCGAGGCGGTGGTCGACGCGATCCGGCATCGCAACGGCAGCGTGCCGATCTTCCTGCTGGCCGACCGCAGCGTCGCGTCGACGGTACCGGCCGCGGTGATGGGCAAGGTCGACGATTTCGTGTGGCTGCTCGAGGATACGGCCGACTTCATCGGCGGGCGCATTCACGCGGCGATCGAGCGCTATCGCTCGACCGTGCTGCCGCCGATGTTCGGCGCGCTTGCGAAGTTCTCGCGCGTCTACGAATACTCGTGGCATACGCCGGGCCACACCGGCGGCACCGGCTTCCTGAAATCGCCGGTCGGCCGCGCGTTCTTCGAATACTTCGGCGAATCGCTGTTCCGCTCGGACCTGTCGATCTCGGTGGGCGAACTCGGCTCGCTGCTCGACCACTCGGGCCCGATCGGCGAAAGCGAACGCTACGCGGCGCGCGTGTTCGGCGCGCATCGCACGTATCACGTGACGAACGGCTCGTCGACGTCGAACCGCATCATCCTGATGGCGAGCGTGAGCCGCGATCAGATCGCGCTGTGCGACCGCAACTGCCACAAGTCGGCCGAGCACGCGATGACGATGTCGGGCGCGATTCCGACCTACCTCGTACCGACGCGCAACCGCTACGGGATCATCGGGCCGATCGCGCCGGAGCGCCTCACGCAGGTGGCGATTCGCGAGGCGATCGCATCGAACCCGCTCGCGGCCGGGCTGGCCGATCGCCAGCCGAAGCACGCGATCGTCACGAATTCGACGTACGACGGGCTTTGCTACAACGTGACGCGCGTCGAGGAACTGCTCGGCGCGAGCGTCGACCGGCTGCACTTCGACGAAGCGTGGTACGGCTACGCGCGTTTCAATCCGATCTACCGCGACCGCCATGCGATGCACGGCGACCCGCGCGATCACCACAAGGATCGGCCGACGGTGTTCGCGACGCAGTCGACGCACAAGCTGCTGACCGCGCTATCGCAGGCGTCGTACATTCACGTGCGCGACGGCCGCAGCCCGATTCCGCATGGCCAGTTCAACGAAACGTTCATGATGCACGCGTCGACGTCGCCGAACTACGCGATCATCGCGTCGAACGACGTCGCGGCCGCGATGATGGACGGCCCCGGCGGCGCCGCGCTGACGCACGAGTCGATCGAGGAGGCCGTCGCGTTCCGGCAGATGATCGCGCGGATGAACGGCGAATTCGGCGCGAAGGGCGACTGGTTCTTCGAATGCTGGCAGCCCGACACCGTGCTCGAGGCGCGCACGGGCCGCACGCTGCCGTTCCACGAAGCGCCGCCCGAGCTGCTCGCGAGCGACCCGGCGTGCTGGGTGCTGCGCCCCGGCGCGCAATGGCACGGCTTCGGCAATCTCGAGGACGGCTATTGCATGCTCGACCCGATCAAGGTGTCGATCGTCACGCCGGGTGTCGCGCCGGCCGGCGGCCTGATGCCGGTCGGCATCCCGGCGAGCGTCGTCACCGCGTATCTCGATGCGCGCGGGATCGTCGTCGAGAAGACGACCGATTTCACGATCCTGTTCCTGTTCTCGATCGGTATCACGAAGGGCAAGTGGGGCTCGCTCGTCAGCGCGCTGTGCGATTTCAAGCGCGACTACGACGCGAACCTGCCGCTCGACATGGCGATTCCGTCGCTCGCGAAGGAGCATGGCGCGCGCTATGCGGGCATGGGGCTGAAGGATCTGGCCGACACGATGTTCGCGGCGATGGAGCAGCTCGGCACGACGCGCCTGATGTCGGAGGCGTTCTCGATCCTGCCGAAGCCGGAAATGAGCCCGGTGCGCGCATACGAGCACCTCGTGCAGGGTCGCGTCGAGCAGGTCACGCTCGACGAGCTGGCCGGGCGCACGGTGGCCACCGGCGTCGTGCCGTATCCGCCGGGTATTCCGCTGTTGATGCCGGGCGAGAACGCGGGGCCGGCCGGCGGCCCGGTGCTCGGCTACCTGAAGGCGCTCGAGGCGTACGACCGGCGTTTCCCCGGGTTCGCGCACGACACGCACGGCGTGGAGGTCGAGGACGGCACGTACCGCGTGTACTGCCTGACCGCCTGA
- the potE gene encoding putrescine-ornithine antiporter, whose translation MEHAAHLSDAAPAAAQKHRMNVWQLTVLTAVNMMGSGIILLPSKLAQVGTISLLSWIVTAGGSLALAYAFARCGMLSRKPGGMGGYAEYAFGKAGNYMANYTYGLSLVIANVAIGVTAVGYGTVLFDATLSPLQTGLWTIFLLVLTTVANFGGSRITGRIGAVTVWGVIIPVVVVSLIGWFWFSGATWGAAWNPNHMPFGPAVGSSIAVTLWAFLGLESACANSDAVENPERNVPIAVLGGTIASAIFYIVSTNVIAGIVPNAILAKSNAPFGIAFATMFTPTVGTIVTALMVIACIGSLLGWQFTVAQVFKSSADVGYFLPVFARATRTGTPIVGMVILLVAQVALALMTISPELSSQFQKIVDLAVVTNLVPYVMSMAALITIQKVAKVPPGKALVTNVIAMVATAYSFYALFSSGEQALMLGGLCVFLGWTLFGFVSARFYQMEVDAHVKEPGKSLQA comes from the coding sequence ATGGAACACGCAGCGCACCTATCGGACGCGGCCCCGGCGGCCGCGCAGAAGCACCGGATGAACGTCTGGCAGCTCACCGTCCTCACCGCGGTCAACATGATGGGCTCCGGCATCATCCTGCTGCCGTCGAAGCTCGCGCAGGTCGGCACGATCTCGCTGCTGTCGTGGATCGTCACGGCCGGCGGCTCGCTCGCGCTGGCCTATGCGTTCGCGCGCTGCGGGATGCTGAGCCGCAAGCCGGGCGGGATGGGCGGCTACGCGGAGTACGCGTTCGGCAAGGCCGGCAACTACATGGCGAACTATACGTACGGGCTGTCGCTCGTGATCGCCAACGTCGCGATCGGCGTCACGGCGGTCGGCTACGGCACCGTACTGTTCGACGCGACGCTGTCGCCGCTGCAAACGGGCCTGTGGACGATCTTCCTGCTCGTGCTGACGACAGTCGCGAATTTTGGCGGCTCGCGCATCACCGGCCGGATCGGCGCGGTGACGGTGTGGGGCGTGATCATTCCGGTCGTCGTCGTGTCGCTGATCGGCTGGTTCTGGTTCAGCGGCGCGACCTGGGGCGCCGCGTGGAATCCGAACCACATGCCGTTCGGGCCCGCCGTCGGCAGCTCGATCGCGGTGACGCTGTGGGCGTTCCTCGGGCTCGAATCGGCGTGCGCGAACTCGGACGCCGTCGAGAATCCGGAGCGCAACGTGCCGATCGCCGTGCTCGGCGGCACGATCGCGTCGGCGATCTTCTACATCGTGTCGACCAACGTAATTGCCGGGATCGTGCCCAACGCGATTCTCGCGAAGTCGAACGCGCCGTTCGGCATCGCGTTCGCGACGATGTTCACGCCGACCGTCGGCACGATCGTCACCGCGCTGATGGTGATCGCGTGCATCGGCTCGCTGCTCGGCTGGCAGTTCACGGTCGCGCAGGTGTTCAAGAGCTCGGCGGACGTCGGCTACTTCCTGCCGGTGTTCGCCCGCGCGACGCGCACCGGCACGCCGATCGTCGGCATGGTGATCCTGCTGGTCGCGCAGGTCGCGCTGGCGCTGATGACGATCAGCCCCGAGCTGAGCAGCCAGTTCCAGAAGATCGTCGATCTCGCGGTCGTCACGAACCTGGTGCCTTACGTGATGTCGATGGCCGCACTGATCACGATCCAGAAGGTCGCGAAGGTGCCGCCGGGCAAGGCGCTCGTGACGAACGTGATCGCGATGGTCGCGACCGCATACAGCTTCTACGCGCTGTTCAGCTCGGGCGAGCAGGCGCTGATGCTCGGCGGCCTGTGCGTGTTCCTTGGCTGGACGCTGTTCGGCTTCGTCAGCGCGCGCTTCTACCAGATGGAAGTCGACGCGCACGTGAAGGAGCCGGGGAAGTCGCTGCAGGCGTGA